One Acidobacteriaceae bacterium genomic region harbors:
- the gatA gene encoding Asp-tRNA(Asn)/Glu-tRNA(Gln) amidotransferase subunit GatA has translation MIEAPHIELESLSLTAARDMVRSGEVSAVSLAEQHFERITAADQEIHSYLTLTKERALEQAARVDAAAKAGEPLGRLAGVPVGIKDVLTTRGVETTAGSRILKGYHPPYDATAVARMEAAGAVVLGKLNCDEFAMGSSNENSAYGPVRNPRALDRVPGGSSGGSAASVAAGFCVASLGTDTGGSIRQPACFCGVVGVLPTYGRVSRYGLIAFASSLDRVGPLARSVEDAATVLEVIAGKDACDATSSGQPVGSYVESLKRPVSGLRIGVPEEYFGEGLNAEVRAAVERALDDLRAAGCTVERVSLPHTKYAVPTYYVIATAEASANLSRFDGVRYGLRAENANTLSAMYRKTRDEGFGAEVKRRILLGTYALSAGYYDAYYRKAQQVRTLLARDFLTAFAKVDAIVCPVTPTAAFKLGEKTDDPLQMYLEDIYSVAASLAGICGMSVPAGETTAGLPIGVQVLGKHFDESTVLRVGAAIEAAQRSR, from the coding sequence ATGATTGAAGCGCCTCACATTGAGTTGGAGTCGTTGTCACTGACGGCGGCGAGAGACATGGTTCGCAGCGGCGAAGTCTCGGCGGTGAGTTTGGCCGAGCAACACTTCGAGCGCATCACAGCCGCGGACCAGGAGATTCACAGCTACCTGACGCTGACGAAGGAGCGTGCGCTGGAGCAGGCAGCGCGCGTGGATGCGGCGGCCAAGGCGGGGGAGCCGCTTGGACGGTTGGCGGGTGTGCCGGTCGGAATCAAGGATGTGCTGACGACCCGCGGCGTGGAGACCACGGCTGGCTCGCGCATTTTGAAGGGATATCATCCGCCGTACGACGCGACGGCGGTGGCGAGAATGGAGGCTGCGGGCGCGGTGGTGCTCGGCAAGCTGAATTGCGATGAGTTCGCGATGGGATCGTCGAACGAGAACTCGGCGTATGGGCCGGTGCGGAATCCGCGTGCGCTGGACCGTGTGCCGGGCGGGAGCTCGGGTGGCTCGGCGGCGTCGGTCGCGGCTGGATTCTGCGTAGCGTCGCTGGGTACAGATACGGGTGGATCGATCCGTCAGCCCGCGTGCTTCTGCGGAGTGGTGGGCGTGCTGCCGACGTATGGTCGGGTGTCGCGTTATGGGCTGATCGCGTTTGCGTCGTCGCTGGACCGGGTGGGGCCGCTGGCGAGGTCTGTTGAGGATGCGGCGACGGTGCTGGAGGTGATTGCGGGCAAGGATGCGTGCGATGCGACGAGCTCAGGCCAGCCGGTGGGGAGTTACGTGGAGTCGCTCAAGCGGCCGGTGAGCGGGCTGCGGATCGGCGTGCCGGAGGAGTATTTCGGCGAAGGACTGAATGCAGAGGTGCGCGCAGCGGTAGAGCGCGCCCTGGATGATCTGCGCGCGGCGGGATGTACCGTCGAGCGTGTGTCTCTTCCGCACACAAAGTACGCCGTGCCGACCTACTATGTGATTGCAACAGCAGAGGCGAGTGCGAACTTGTCGCGGTTCGATGGCGTGCGCTATGGGTTGCGCGCGGAGAATGCGAATACGCTTTCTGCGATGTACAGGAAGACGCGTGATGAAGGCTTCGGCGCAGAGGTGAAGCGCAGGATCCTGCTTGGCACCTATGCGCTTTCGGCCGGATATTACGATGCGTACTACCGCAAGGCGCAGCAGGTTCGCACGCTGCTGGCGCGGGATTTCCTGACGGCATTTGCGAAGGTGGATGCGATTGTGTGTCCGGTGACGCCGACGGCGGCGTTCAAGCTGGGCGAGAAGACCGATGATCCGCTGCAGATGTACCTCGAGGATATTTATTCGGTGGCGGCTTCGCTGGCAGGGATCTGCGGGATGAGTGTGCCGGCGGGCGAGACGACTGCTGGGCTGCCGATCGGCGTGCAGGTGCTGGGAAAGCATTTTGACGAATCGACGGTGCTGCGGGTGGGTGCGGCGATCGAAGCTGCGCAGCGGAGCCGCTAG
- the gatC gene encoding Asp-tRNA(Asn)/Glu-tRNA(Gln) amidotransferase subunit GatC codes for MSETTVSIEDVQHVADLASLELTPEELPKLAKDLNAVLGYIAQLNELDTGDVPAMAQASEVLGLAAAEHGETLRRDEIQPSTDRAQVMREAPETDGRFFKVPKVIER; via the coding sequence ATGAGCGAAACGACCGTATCGATTGAAGATGTGCAGCATGTGGCGGACCTCGCCAGCCTGGAGCTGACGCCGGAGGAATTGCCGAAGCTGGCGAAGGATTTGAACGCGGTCCTGGGGTACATCGCGCAATTGAACGAGCTGGACACGGGCGACGTGCCAGCGATGGCGCAGGCGAGCGAGGTGTTGGGACTTGCCGCAGCGGAGCATGGAGAGACTTTGCGACGTGATGAGATTCAGCCGTCAACGGATCGTGCGCAGGTGATGCGCGAGGCGCCGGAGACGGATGGGCGATTCTTCAAGGTTCCGAAGGTGATCGAGCGGTAG
- a CDS encoding DciA family protein, whose protein sequence is MQAMRDVLRGTLGRSLRTLSDEDRLAAAWAVACGPALAARAEVLHLDDDRVLHIRVLQPGWRDQFAQMHSMLTDELRRIAGVRLQAIHFEGHSSSRQRERKAPAGSGAIRPAAVVRRKER, encoded by the coding sequence ATGCAAGCGATGCGCGATGTGCTGCGCGGGACGTTGGGGCGCAGTCTGCGGACACTCTCGGACGAGGATCGGCTGGCGGCGGCGTGGGCGGTGGCGTGTGGCCCGGCTCTGGCGGCGCGGGCGGAGGTCCTGCACCTGGATGACGATCGTGTGCTGCATATTCGTGTGCTCCAGCCGGGATGGCGCGACCAGTTTGCGCAGATGCACTCGATGCTGACGGATGAGCTGCGAAGAATCGCAGGGGTGCGGTTGCAGGCGATACACTTCGAGGGACACAGCTCGTCACGACAGCGCGAACGTAAGGCGCCAGCAGGAAGCGGCGCGATCAGGCCGGCCGCCGTGGTGCGGCGCAAGGAACGGTAA
- a CDS encoding glycosyltransferase — protein sequence MRVAVVHHWFVTRGGGERVAECIAALFPQAEIFTLVASPAGLPETLAGRRVHTSFLQKIPLARRQHRHFLPLYPAATEWMDLRGFDLVLSSDSGPVKGVRLSEDAKHICYCHSPMRYLWDGYEAYRNSMAGLTRLAFSATAPGVRRWDAAAAGQVSHFLANSNYVADRIRRCYGREANVLPPPIDLHRAAAVAGESQGDHYLCAGRLVAYKRTEILIEACQRMNRRLRVAGTGPEEAKLRRMAEGDDRIEFLGELTNEELWREYARCRALLFAADEDFGMVPLEAQACGRPVIAYGMGGSLETVRGVWQCGEAGPATTGTYFKEQSATAVMDAIERWEQCIEPKFDSQAARRWASQFATPLFLEQYRAFVLSKVPAAAEVCAPVSTAAATVLG from the coding sequence ATGCGGGTTGCCGTCGTGCACCACTGGTTTGTTACGCGCGGCGGTGGGGAGCGCGTGGCAGAGTGCATCGCTGCGCTATTTCCGCAGGCGGAGATCTTTACCCTCGTAGCCAGCCCTGCTGGACTGCCCGAGACACTGGCCGGGCGCCGAGTACACACTTCGTTTCTGCAGAAAATCCCGCTGGCGCGGAGACAACACCGGCACTTCCTTCCGCTTTATCCCGCAGCAACGGAGTGGATGGATCTGCGTGGCTTCGACCTGGTGCTCTCCTCTGACAGCGGGCCGGTGAAGGGCGTGCGGCTGTCTGAAGATGCAAAGCATATCTGTTATTGCCATTCGCCCATGCGGTACCTGTGGGATGGTTATGAAGCTTACCGAAACAGCATGGCAGGGCTGACGCGGCTGGCATTCAGCGCGACGGCGCCGGGCGTGCGCCGGTGGGATGCCGCGGCGGCAGGACAGGTGAGTCACTTCCTGGCGAACTCGAACTACGTGGCGGACCGGATTCGGCGGTGCTATGGACGGGAGGCGAATGTGTTGCCTCCACCCATTGATCTGCACAGGGCCGCGGCTGTTGCGGGCGAGAGCCAGGGCGACCACTACCTGTGTGCGGGACGATTGGTGGCGTACAAGCGCACGGAGATTTTGATCGAGGCCTGCCAGCGGATGAACCGGCGCTTGAGGGTTGCCGGGACCGGACCGGAAGAGGCAAAGCTGCGCCGCATGGCTGAGGGAGATGACAGGATTGAGTTTCTCGGCGAGCTTACAAACGAAGAGCTGTGGCGAGAGTACGCGCGCTGCCGTGCATTGTTGTTTGCCGCCGATGAGGACTTCGGCATGGTGCCGCTGGAGGCCCAGGCGTGCGGCAGGCCGGTGATCGCATACGGAATGGGCGGATCGTTGGAGACGGTGCGCGGTGTGTGGCAGTGCGGTGAGGCAGGGCCTGCGACAACTGGAACGTACTTCAAAGAGCAGAGCGCAACGGCGGTGATGGACGCTATCGAGCGGTGGGAGCAATGCATAGAGCCGAAGTTCGATTCGCAGGCTGCGCGGAGATGGGCCTCGCAGTTCGCGACGCCGCTCTTTCTGGAGCAGTATCGCGCGTTCGTGCTGAGCAAGGTGCCTGCGGCCGCAGAGGTGTGTGCGCCGGTGAGCACGGCGGCGGCGACTGTGCTCGGCTGA
- a CDS encoding sugar transferase gives MSLDLQINEPNAALYPSSTFDLPNVADSSTASWVRPQVDGPEQLFSYRVVKRAVDVAAVLFLCVLLAPVLAVIAVAVWLTSPGPVLFSHRRIRRHGQFFTMWKFRTMCMNSGEVLERYLVAHPEARAEWRATHKLKCDPRVTRVGRFLRRTSLDELPQLWNVLNGTMSLVGPRPIVAAEVEKYGEFFWDYCAVKPGVTGLWQVSGRSELTYAQRVELDRHYAQNWSLGADAKILMRTCSCVVNRDGAY, from the coding sequence ATGTCGTTGGATCTGCAAATTAACGAACCGAACGCCGCACTCTATCCTTCGAGTACATTCGACCTTCCGAATGTAGCCGATTCGTCAACAGCATCCTGGGTGCGGCCGCAGGTCGACGGACCCGAACAGCTTTTCAGCTACAGGGTTGTGAAGCGCGCAGTGGACGTTGCGGCGGTTCTGTTTTTGTGCGTTCTGCTAGCGCCGGTATTGGCTGTGATCGCTGTGGCGGTGTGGCTGACTTCGCCTGGGCCTGTTCTGTTCTCGCACCGCCGAATCCGGCGGCATGGGCAGTTCTTCACGATGTGGAAGTTCAGGACGATGTGCATGAACTCCGGCGAGGTGCTGGAGCGATATCTGGTGGCGCACCCGGAGGCGCGCGCGGAATGGCGCGCGACGCACAAGTTGAAGTGTGACCCGAGAGTGACGCGGGTCGGGCGATTCCTGCGCCGCACCAGTCTGGATGAACTTCCCCAGCTTTGGAATGTGCTGAACGGGACGATGAGCCTGGTGGGGCCACGGCCGATTGTGGCAGCCGAGGTGGAGAAGTATGGCGAGTTCTTCTGGGACTATTGCGCGGTGAAGCCGGGTGTGACGGGGCTGTGGCAGGTCTCGGGCCGGAGCGAGCTGACGTATGCGCAGCGCGTGGAGCTTGACCGGCACTATGCGCAGAATTGGTCGCTTGGCGCGGATGCCAAGATTCTGATGCGCACGTGCTCGTGTGTTGTGAATCGTGACGGCGCCTATTAG
- the rfbC gene encoding dTDP-4-dehydrorhamnose 3,5-epimerase translates to MTLRNTPLRDVKILQPKRHGDSRGWFAEVFNSDTFVSLGLPHAFAQDNQSFSARGVLRGLHYQLGHPQGKLVRVLSGHIWDVAVDLRRHSPDFGRWAGFHLQPYNDDGELELLWIPEGFAHGFLVLSDTAEVLYKTTRGYYPPGERCVLWNDPELGITWPLDQLAGAEVSVSGKDAKGALLRDAELP, encoded by the coding sequence ATGACACTACGTAATACCCCGCTGCGCGACGTCAAGATTCTGCAACCAAAGCGGCATGGAGATTCCCGAGGCTGGTTCGCCGAAGTCTTCAACTCCGACACCTTCGTGTCCCTCGGTCTTCCCCACGCCTTCGCGCAGGACAATCAGTCGTTCTCCGCCCGCGGCGTCCTTCGTGGCCTGCATTACCAGCTCGGACATCCCCAGGGAAAACTCGTCCGCGTCCTCTCCGGGCATATCTGGGACGTCGCCGTCGACCTTCGCCGCCACTCGCCCGACTTCGGCCGCTGGGCCGGCTTCCACCTCCAGCCGTACAACGATGACGGCGAGCTCGAACTCCTCTGGATCCCGGAAGGCTTCGCCCACGGCTTCCTCGTCCTCTCCGACACAGCCGAGGTCCTCTACAAAACCACCCGGGGCTACTACCCTCCCGGCGAACGCTGCGTCCTCTGGAACGACCCGGAACTCGGCATCACCTGGCCGCTCGACCAACTCGCAGGCGCAGAGGTCTCCGTCTCCGGCAAAGACGCCAAAGGCGCCCTGCTCCGTGACGCCGAACTACCGTAA
- a CDS encoding HAD family hydrolase, translating into MSGTRALFLDRDGVLNEEVGYLYRPEEVRWVEGAFVLCRTAMELGYKLIIVTNQSGIARGMYSEADFHKLMEWMHAEFEREKVRVDGVYFCPFHPEHGVGEYRREHEDRKPGPGMLLRAARERALDLRQSVMVGDRCSDVAAANAAGLRQAFLLRGTETVPCPGEYMAIGSLAEVEWWLREIK; encoded by the coding sequence ATGAGTGGGACGCGAGCGTTGTTTCTGGATCGCGATGGAGTGCTGAACGAAGAGGTTGGGTACCTGTACCGGCCGGAAGAGGTGCGCTGGGTCGAGGGCGCGTTCGTGTTGTGCCGGACGGCGATGGAGCTTGGATACAAGCTGATCATCGTGACGAATCAATCGGGCATTGCGCGCGGGATGTACAGCGAAGCGGACTTTCACAAGCTGATGGAGTGGATGCACGCGGAGTTTGAGCGCGAGAAGGTGCGAGTGGATGGCGTGTACTTCTGCCCGTTTCATCCGGAGCACGGTGTGGGCGAGTACAGGCGGGAACATGAAGATCGCAAACCCGGGCCTGGGATGCTGCTGCGCGCGGCCCGGGAGCGTGCGCTGGACCTGAGGCAGTCGGTGATGGTGGGCGACCGGTGCTCGGATGTGGCGGCAGCGAACGCGGCGGGGCTGCGGCAGGCGTTTTTACTGCGAGGAACGGAGACGGTTCCCTGCCCCGGCGAGTATATGGCGATCGGATCGTTGGCCGAGGTGGAGTGGTGGCTGAGAGAGATCAAGTGA
- a CDS encoding glycosyltransferase family 9 protein, translated as MSAAATRRVLIVKLGAIGDVVMAVPAAYALHCEGYSVEWLCGKGVAPVLGLYPWIKVIAVDEQPLLRGSAAERFRAMRAVWKQMLGREYELCATLYYDSRYAMLTWPVRARRRVRLSWEDRKRALLQGRRDTDEYVRILLGREDGETPQHIAPVEIEGLGAGVAGEDGGSRVVLVPGGAKNLLRDNPLRRWPLHNYVELASRLIERRCEVVLIGGPDDAWVSSAFAGLGVRDAIGKLSLVESVSLLGSAAVTVTHDTGPLHLAGITRTGIVAIFGPTSPYRFMPQRENCVALWGGEGFACRPCYDGRDFAPCKNNGCVQQVTPEMVFVEVERLMKAKREGNVLKPRVIVPEHTPLVHLGEAQR; from the coding sequence GTGAGCGCTGCAGCCACAAGGCGTGTGCTGATCGTGAAGCTGGGCGCGATTGGTGACGTAGTGATGGCCGTGCCGGCGGCGTATGCGCTGCACTGCGAGGGGTATTCGGTGGAGTGGCTGTGCGGCAAGGGTGTGGCGCCGGTTCTTGGGCTGTATCCGTGGATCAAGGTGATCGCGGTGGATGAGCAGCCGCTGCTGCGGGGATCGGCGGCGGAGCGGTTTCGGGCGATGCGCGCAGTTTGGAAGCAGATGCTCGGCAGGGAGTATGAGCTTTGCGCGACGCTTTATTACGACAGTCGATACGCCATGCTGACGTGGCCAGTGCGCGCGCGGCGCAGAGTGCGGTTGAGCTGGGAGGATCGCAAGCGAGCGCTGTTGCAGGGACGGCGGGATACGGACGAGTATGTGCGGATTCTGCTGGGGCGAGAGGATGGCGAGACTCCGCAGCACATTGCTCCGGTAGAAATTGAGGGATTGGGGGCGGGTGTCGCCGGTGAGGATGGGGGATCTCGTGTGGTGCTGGTGCCGGGCGGCGCGAAGAACCTGCTGCGGGATAATCCGCTGCGCCGGTGGCCGCTGCACAATTATGTGGAGCTGGCGTCGCGGCTGATCGAGCGGCGTTGTGAAGTGGTGCTGATTGGTGGGCCGGATGATGCATGGGTCTCCTCCGCGTTCGCGGGTCTGGGCGTGCGGGATGCGATCGGCAAGCTGTCGCTGGTGGAGAGCGTTTCCCTGCTGGGGTCGGCTGCGGTGACGGTGACGCACGACACGGGACCGCTGCATCTTGCGGGCATTACGCGCACCGGCATTGTGGCGATCTTTGGGCCAACGAGTCCGTATCGTTTTATGCCGCAGCGCGAGAACTGCGTGGCGCTGTGGGGCGGCGAAGGGTTTGCGTGCAGACCGTGCTACGACGGGCGCGATTTCGCTCCGTGCAAGAACAACGGGTGCGTGCAGCAGGTGACGCCGGAGATGGTGTTTGTGGAAGTGGAGCGGCTGATGAAGGCGAAGCGCGAGGGGAACGTACTGAAGCCGCGAGTGATTGTTCCGGAGCATACGCCGCTTGTGCATCTGGGTGAGGCGCAGAGATGA
- a CDS encoding glycosyltransferase family 2 protein, whose protein sequence is MNAHSPRVCCVVINWNGWRDTVACVQSLTAQDYPDLKILVVDNASTDDSLERIGAVSPGIPLLRAEENRGFAAGSNLGIGCALKHGADFVWLLNNDILAPEDTLKKLVAAASDPSVGIVGSVLHYLDHPDRIQAWGGGSIVPWMGYARHFDAPAELDGRSFLTFASVLLRREMLEQVGLLDDRYFMYFEDSDLCFRARSAGWKLAIAADTAVLHKEGGSCPSKKSTRLDRIVTASGLRFLDRYGRPRSVAKGLFVASRLAKRAVRGNLRGMRAVWRGVGDWRRDDPTAFQESE, encoded by the coding sequence GTGAATGCCCATTCGCCGCGTGTCTGTTGTGTGGTCATCAACTGGAACGGATGGCGTGACACGGTTGCGTGCGTTCAGTCGCTGACCGCGCAGGACTACCCTGACCTGAAGATTCTGGTTGTCGATAACGCATCGACGGATGACTCGCTGGAACGGATTGGCGCAGTGTCTCCGGGGATTCCGCTGTTGAGGGCGGAGGAGAACCGCGGGTTTGCAGCGGGGAGCAACCTCGGAATCGGCTGTGCGCTGAAGCACGGAGCAGATTTTGTGTGGCTGCTGAATAACGACATCCTGGCGCCCGAGGACACGTTGAAGAAGCTGGTGGCTGCGGCGAGCGATCCGAGTGTGGGGATTGTGGGGAGTGTGCTGCACTACCTGGATCATCCGGACAGGATCCAGGCGTGGGGCGGCGGATCGATTGTGCCGTGGATGGGGTATGCGCGGCACTTCGACGCTCCGGCGGAGCTGGATGGGCGATCGTTTTTGACCTTTGCTAGCGTTCTGCTGCGGAGAGAGATGCTGGAGCAGGTGGGGCTGCTCGACGATCGCTACTTCATGTATTTCGAGGACTCGGATCTCTGCTTTCGCGCGCGGAGTGCGGGCTGGAAGCTGGCGATCGCGGCGGACACGGCGGTGCTTCACAAGGAGGGCGGGAGTTGTCCATCGAAGAAGAGCACACGGTTGGACCGGATTGTGACTGCGTCGGGTCTGCGGTTTCTTGACCGGTATGGGCGGCCGCGATCGGTGGCGAAGGGATTGTTTGTCGCCTCCAGGCTGGCCAAGAGGGCGGTCCGGGGCAACCTTCGGGGCATGCGCGCTGTGTGGCGCGGCGTGGGAGACTGGAGGCGCGACGATCCGACGGCCTTTCAGGAGAGCGAGTGA
- the rfbA gene encoding glucose-1-phosphate thymidylyltransferase RfbA, with the protein MKGIILAGGSGTRLYPVTQTVSKQLLPVYDKPMIYYPLSALLLAGIREILVISTPHDTPRFEALLGTGEQWGVKFSYAVQPSPDGLAQAFLIGREFIGNDGCCLVLGDNLFYGHEFADILRSAAEHTTGATVFAYPVHDPERYGVVEFDAERRAISLEEKPAKPKSRYAVTGIYFYDNQVIGVAENLKPSPRGELEITDVNRWYLERGQLRTEVLGRGMAWLDTGTHDSLLDASNFIQTIEQRQGLKVASPEEIAYRLGYIDADQLNALATKLGKSSYADYLRRLVGEKVY; encoded by the coding sequence ATGAAGGGGATTATTCTCGCGGGTGGGTCGGGAACACGGTTGTATCCGGTGACGCAGACGGTGAGCAAGCAACTGCTGCCGGTGTACGACAAGCCGATGATCTACTATCCGCTTTCGGCGCTGCTGCTGGCGGGGATTCGCGAGATCCTGGTGATTTCGACACCGCATGACACGCCGCGGTTTGAGGCGCTGCTGGGGACAGGCGAGCAGTGGGGCGTGAAGTTCAGCTATGCGGTGCAGCCCTCGCCGGATGGGCTGGCGCAGGCGTTTTTGATCGGGCGCGAGTTTATTGGGAACGATGGCTGCTGCCTGGTGCTGGGCGACAATTTGTTTTACGGGCACGAGTTCGCGGACATTCTGCGCAGCGCCGCGGAGCACACGACGGGGGCGACGGTGTTTGCGTATCCAGTGCATGACCCGGAACGCTATGGCGTGGTTGAGTTCGATGCGGAGCGGCGGGCGATTTCGCTGGAAGAGAAGCCGGCGAAGCCGAAGTCGCGGTATGCGGTGACGGGAATTTATTTCTACGACAACCAGGTGATTGGAGTTGCGGAGAATCTGAAGCCTTCGCCTCGGGGCGAGCTGGAGATTACGGATGTGAACCGGTGGTACCTGGAGCGCGGGCAATTGCGAACCGAGGTGCTGGGCCGTGGCATGGCGTGGCTGGATACGGGCACCCACGATTCGCTGTTAGACGCGAGCAACTTTATCCAGACGATCGAACAGCGGCAGGGATTGAAGGTGGCTTCGCCGGAGGAGATTGCGTACCGGCTTGGGTACATTGACGCGGACCAGTTGAATGCGCTGGCGACGAAGCTGGGCAAGAGCAGCTACGCGGATTATCTTCGTCGATTGGTCGGCGAGAAGGTGTATTGA
- the rfbB gene encoding dTDP-glucose 4,6-dehydratase, protein MTNSDGNSLRGQQPNPILVTGGCGFIGSNFVLDWLANEDAPVVNLDALTYAGNPENLASVSGDARYTFVHGNICDAELLEKIFREHRPRAVVHFAAESHVDRSILGPDAFLQTNIDGTFQLLKAARKFYDALTGEERESFKFLHVSTDEVYGTLEPEDPAFSETTPYAPNSPYAASKASSDMLVRAWHHTYKMPTLVTNCSNNYGPFQFPEKLIPLTISNALAGKPLPVYGDGQQVRDWLYVVDHCTAIRAVLRSGRLGETYNIGGNNQRANLDVVRTICALLDELKPGARPYAEQIKFVQDRPGHDRRYAIDARKISGELGWTPAETFETGLRKTVEWYLANEAWVADVTSGAYQHWMEQNYSGRGEVAKGPAKSVATAEARR, encoded by the coding sequence ATGACGAACTCTGACGGCAATTCCCTGAGGGGCCAGCAACCGAACCCGATCCTTGTGACGGGAGGGTGCGGATTCATTGGCTCGAATTTTGTGCTGGATTGGCTGGCGAATGAAGACGCGCCGGTGGTGAATCTCGACGCGTTGACGTATGCAGGCAATCCGGAGAATCTGGCGTCGGTAAGTGGAGATGCGCGGTACACGTTTGTGCACGGCAATATTTGCGATGCGGAGCTGCTGGAAAAGATCTTTCGTGAGCACAGGCCGCGCGCTGTGGTGCACTTCGCGGCGGAGAGCCATGTCGATCGGTCGATCCTGGGGCCCGATGCGTTTTTGCAGACCAACATCGATGGGACGTTTCAGCTGTTGAAGGCAGCGAGGAAGTTTTATGACGCGCTGACGGGCGAGGAGCGCGAGAGCTTCAAGTTTTTGCACGTTTCGACCGATGAGGTGTATGGGACGCTCGAGCCGGAAGATCCGGCATTCAGCGAGACGACGCCGTATGCGCCGAACTCGCCGTATGCGGCCTCGAAGGCTTCGAGTGACATGCTGGTGCGCGCGTGGCACCACACGTACAAGATGCCGACGCTGGTGACGAACTGCTCGAATAACTACGGGCCGTTTCAGTTTCCGGAGAAGCTGATTCCGCTGACGATTTCGAATGCGCTGGCGGGCAAGCCGCTGCCGGTGTATGGCGATGGGCAACAGGTGAGGGACTGGCTGTATGTTGTCGACCACTGCACGGCGATTCGCGCAGTGCTGCGGAGCGGACGGCTGGGGGAGACGTACAACATCGGCGGCAACAACCAGCGGGCGAATCTGGATGTAGTGCGGACGATCTGCGCGTTGCTGGATGAGTTGAAGCCCGGAGCGCGGCCGTACGCGGAGCAGATCAAGTTTGTGCAGGATCGTCCGGGCCATGATCGTCGATATGCGATCGATGCGAGGAAGATTTCGGGCGAGCTGGGATGGACACCGGCGGAGACGTTTGAGACGGGACTGCGCAAGACGGTGGAGTGGTACCTGGCGAACGAGGCGTGGGTGGCGGACGTGACGAGCGGAGCGTATCAGCACTGGATGGAGCAGAACTATTCCGGCCGAGGCGAAGTGGCGAAGGGACCGGCGAAGAGCGTTGCCACGGCGGAGGCTCGCCGATGA
- a CDS encoding O-antigen ligase family protein translates to MPNAESLRAERFLRVHKYALVFLACSLAATLLLKIASIQYLELIFAADFLLLLWMFAKNDLRMRVFRPFASIGTSYLIFMAAALVLAVFALRQQFDTIAVPPLQRPLIVTVSRVVELFLDAFYMLYLANLFREDERLCAFGAKVYLWTGVASGLFSIAEFFLSTFAGFDPSGKRFHGFLNEGGPYGVYLLSLFALCFAMRRRGWLSRKKMYAALIVFTISLIGSQSKAAFFALALLGIVYLVWMLHGWKRVALLSTFGVLVVAASIVLDLPARMEQYSQAVAIYTQLSNLRAEDANVVKGRIAGAVLAPRMIKEHPLAGVGWGFYPLVRDQPEYRQGAAFEETFGDAPSLGPIDYIVDLGIPLWMYMMWILSKPVYFLRRYHADARVLALAAMQPIANLCGAHLNLTYTWIAAALAMGMGFGRRAIEETAA, encoded by the coding sequence GTGCCTAACGCGGAGAGTTTGCGGGCGGAGAGGTTCCTGCGCGTTCATAAGTACGCGCTGGTATTTCTTGCCTGCTCGCTGGCCGCGACGCTGCTGCTGAAGATTGCAAGCATTCAATATCTGGAGTTGATCTTCGCTGCGGATTTTCTCCTGCTGCTGTGGATGTTTGCGAAGAATGATCTGCGGATGCGAGTGTTCCGTCCGTTTGCGAGCATCGGGACAAGCTACCTGATCTTTATGGCCGCGGCGCTGGTGCTGGCGGTGTTCGCGCTGCGGCAACAGTTTGACACGATTGCAGTGCCGCCGCTGCAGAGGCCGCTGATTGTGACGGTTTCGCGTGTGGTCGAGCTGTTCCTCGACGCGTTTTACATGCTGTACCTGGCGAACCTGTTCAGGGAGGATGAGAGGCTGTGCGCGTTCGGAGCGAAGGTGTATCTGTGGACGGGCGTGGCGAGCGGGTTGTTCTCGATTGCAGAATTCTTCCTGAGTACGTTCGCGGGATTCGATCCAAGCGGGAAACGGTTTCATGGATTTCTGAATGAGGGTGGACCGTATGGAGTCTACCTTCTGAGCCTGTTCGCTCTTTGCTTCGCAATGCGGCGGAGAGGATGGCTGAGCAGGAAGAAGATGTATGCGGCCTTGATTGTGTTCACGATCAGCTTGATTGGTTCACAGTCGAAGGCGGCGTTCTTTGCGCTCGCATTGCTGGGGATTGTGTACCTGGTGTGGATGCTGCATGGGTGGAAGAGGGTGGCGCTGCTGAGCACCTTTGGTGTGCTGGTGGTAGCGGCTTCGATTGTGTTGGATCTGCCGGCGCGGATGGAGCAGTACTCGCAGGCTGTGGCGATCTATACGCAATTGAGCAACCTGCGCGCGGAAGACGCGAATGTGGTGAAAGGCAGAATTGCAGGAGCAGTCCTGGCGCCGCGAATGATCAAGGAACATCCTCTTGCGGGAGTGGGATGGGGATTCTACCCGCTGGTGAGAGACCAGCCGGAGTACAGGCAGGGAGCGGCGTTCGAAGAGACGTTTGGAGATGCGCCGAGTCTGGGGCCGATCGACTATATCGTCGACCTGGGAATTCCGCTGTGGATGTACATGATGTGGATTTTGTCGAAGCCGGTTTATTTTTTGCGGCGCTATCACGCGGATGCGCGGGTGCTCGCGCTGGCGGCGATGCAACCGATCGCCAATTTGTGCGGAGCGCACCTGAATCTAACGTATACGTGGATCGCAGCAGCGTTAGCGATGGGCATGGGCTTCGGCAGAAGAGCGATTGAGGAGACGGCCGCGTGA